The following proteins come from a genomic window of Vibrio vulnificus NBRC 15645 = ATCC 27562:
- a CDS encoding TetR/AcrR family transcriptional regulator, producing MTELNPRRGRPTHNIDTRQLLIHHARELFTVMEYNNVSTRLVAQKAGVNVAMIRYYFGSKEGLFETMLRETLAPMQKQMQALVLESSEKNLLDIMRTYYREMVKVPQFPRLIAQVMRMAPSDTQRKLMEKVMNDITQPMQGLIFDRLLEGGILRQGVDAKLARITFISLMVFPFMAPPALLSIHGIELNEAFLNRLFEHNIQLMKYGFLDSGAAHDPQ from the coding sequence ATGACGGAACTCAACCCGCGCCGAGGACGGCCAACGCACAACATCGACACGAGACAACTGCTGATTCACCACGCACGCGAGTTGTTCACCGTCATGGAATACAACAACGTTTCTACCCGCTTAGTGGCGCAAAAAGCAGGCGTGAATGTGGCCATGATCCGTTACTACTTTGGCAGCAAAGAAGGGCTGTTCGAGACCATGCTGCGAGAAACCCTCGCGCCGATGCAAAAACAAATGCAAGCACTGGTGCTCGAAAGTTCAGAGAAAAACCTGCTCGATATCATGCGCACTTATTACCGAGAAATGGTCAAAGTGCCTCAGTTTCCCCGCTTGATTGCGCAAGTGATGCGCATGGCCCCCTCCGATACCCAACGCAAATTGATGGAAAAAGTGATGAACGACATCACCCAACCGATGCAAGGGTTGATCTTCGATCGCTTGTTAGAAGGCGGCATATTGCGCCAAGGCGTCGATGCCAAATTAGCGCGCATCACCTTCATCAGCTTGATGGTGTTTCCTTTTATGGCACCACCAGCGCTCTTGTCGATTCACGGCATCGAACTGAATGAAGCTTTTCTCAACCGCTTGTTTGAACACAATATTCAACTGATGAAATACGGATTTTTGGACTCAGGAGCAGCCCATGACCCTCAATAA
- a CDS encoding substrate-binding domain-containing protein: MATIKDVAKLAGVSIATASRVINNAPHTSEAAIVAVKEAMQSLGYRPNANARALVSKSSHTIGVLVNDVSAPFFGTMVKAIDTVACEQGKQLLIGSGYHDANKERNAIELLINSRCESLVVHSKGMSDQELVSLADEIPAMVVINRVVKGIESRCIALDNHRGSYLATEFLIRSGHKHIGYICSSHNIDDAKDRLAGYRDALRDNGIAIREEYIEYGEPDETGGEQAMISIMAKNLPITALATYNDYMAAGCLSLLLENGIRIPEEMSLIGFDDGHVARYIYPRLTTVRYPIQVMASEAVKLSLQLANGEVPDRKEHKLFMPMLIRRASVGAPAK; the protein is encoded by the coding sequence ATGGCGACCATCAAAGACGTGGCAAAACTGGCTGGCGTATCCATAGCCACTGCCTCACGCGTTATCAATAACGCCCCTCACACCAGCGAAGCGGCAATCGTCGCGGTTAAAGAAGCAATGCAGTCTTTGGGGTATCGTCCCAACGCCAACGCGCGCGCACTGGTGAGCAAATCTTCCCACACCATTGGCGTTTTGGTGAATGACGTCTCTGCGCCTTTTTTTGGCACCATGGTCAAAGCCATCGACACCGTGGCCTGCGAACAAGGCAAACAGTTGTTGATTGGCAGCGGCTATCACGACGCCAACAAAGAGCGCAACGCCATCGAGTTGTTGATCAACAGCCGTTGTGAATCTTTGGTGGTGCACAGCAAAGGCATGAGCGACCAAGAACTTGTCTCACTGGCGGATGAAATTCCCGCCATGGTGGTGATCAATCGGGTCGTCAAGGGCATCGAATCACGCTGCATTGCGCTCGACAACCATCGCGGATCCTACCTTGCGACGGAGTTTTTGATTCGCAGTGGTCACAAACACATTGGCTACATTTGTTCCAGCCACAACATCGACGACGCCAAAGATCGCCTCGCGGGTTATCGAGATGCTTTGCGCGACAACGGCATCGCGATCCGTGAAGAATACATTGAATATGGCGAGCCAGACGAAACCGGCGGTGAGCAAGCGATGATCAGCATCATGGCGAAGAATCTCCCCATCACTGCGCTGGCAACATACAACGACTACATGGCCGCAGGGTGCCTTTCATTGCTGCTGGAAAACGGCATTCGCATTCCTGAAGAGATGTCGCTCATCGGCTTTGATGATGGCCACGTAGCACGCTATATCTACCCACGCTTAACCACGGTTCGCTATCCGATTCAGGTGATGGCCAGTGAAGCGGTAAAACTGTCGCTGCAATTGGCCAATGGTGAAGTACCGGATCGCAAAGAGCACAAACTCTTTATGCCCATGCTGATCCGCCGAGCCTCTGTCGGCGCGCCTGCAAAATAG